GGTTCAACTTCCCTCACCTTGGCTCTCTCTTTTATGAGTTCTCCATCAATCCTGTAGAGCCAGTCGTAGAGCTTCATATGAAAACTCCCCGGATACGGGGATTCTTCAAAGGCCCTCTCTGCGGCGATCTCAAATGTTACCAATCCGGCTATAGATGCTTTCAAAGGTTCTTCAACCGCTAAAAATGCTCCTATTATTGCAGTAGCCATGCATCCAGTTCCCGTTACCTTTCCGAGCATGGGGGTTCCGTTTTCTATAGCGTAAGTTCTCTTGCCATCGCTTACGTAATCCACAGAGCCGGTGACTGCTGTCACTGTGTTGAATTCTTCAGCCGCTTTCTCCGCTAAGTCCTTTGCAGCTTCTTTATCATAAACTGTTGAATCTACACCTCTGGTTTTGCCGTGTTCACCCAAAAGAGCTGCTATCTCCCCAAAATTGCCCCTTACTACGCTTATATCTCCTACCTCCAACAGTTTTAGAGAGGTCTTTGTTCTCAGCTTTGTTGCCCCGGCTCCAACGGGATCAAGGATTACAGGTTTTTTGAGCTCCTTGGCTATCTCAACGGCTTTAAGCATGGAGTATATCTTATGCTCGTCAAGGGTTCCAATGTTTATTACCAGCGCGTCTGCCAGGGCTATCATCTCTTCAAGTTCCTCTATTGCGTGGGCCATCACTGGAGATGCCCCTACGGCTAAGAGAGCGTTCGCGGTGGTGTTCATAACGACGTAGTTGGTTATATTGTGCACTAAAGGTTTCTTTTCTCTAAGCTTTTCCAAATCCTTACCAATCCATTCCATTTCTTTCACCTCCCAAGCAAATAATATAAAGCACTTACAAGGAGGAATGTCGGAATGCTTGAGCCAAGTCTGAAGCCAAGCTCGCTCAAAACTGGAATGTGAAGTCCAAAGAGACCCTCTATTGCTAATCCCATGTAGAACACAAACCCTATCGCCCAGATTATTATCGCCTTTAAGTTGTATCCAGCAAATGAACCGTTTTCATCAAGAAGTTCTTCCGGAATGTAAGTTTTCCTTACAAGGAAGTAGTCGGTTACCATTATTGCCGCTAAAGACACAAATGCCCCGCCTATAAGTAGTAGAAAACTTTCATACTGTTCCATTGGGAAAACAAGGGCTAAAAGAGTTCCAAGGAAACCAACCAAGAGCACCTGTTTCTTTGCATCCGCTTTCGGTGAGATGTTCTTGTAGGTTATTGCCGCCGAGTAAACATCGAGGAACGTTGTGGTGACCGTGGAGAATATGACTATCAGCATAGCTGGAATTCCAATTCCGTAAGCTGCTATGATTCCGATTGGATCTCCTTTACCAGTTGCCATATTGGTCAGTGCTCCAACGAAGTAGAAGAGGCTTGAGGAGATGAAGTAACCCAAGTAGGTTCCCCAGAAGGCCGGACTTTTATCCTTGGCAAACCTTGAGTAATCAGCTATTAACGGTGCCCATGAAAGGGGCATCGCTATTACCAGATCCAAGGCAAGCATAATGCCTATTTCTCCAGTTCCGGGTTTGGAAAGGAGTTCATCCAGAGGGAACCTCTCGAGCGTAACGTAGGTTAGCCACAGGCTTAATGCAAGTAAAAGCAAGGCCGCTATTTTTTCGAGCTTTTCCCAGTTCTTTGGCCCTATATACGTCCATCCAGTAACGAGGATGCCTAAGAAGATTACCCAGAGGGCATAGCTTTCAAAACCGAAGACTTTTGATACCGCGTTCATTGCGTTTGCTCCAACTATGAGCATTATTGCCGTCCATCCTATGAGCTGGAGGTAGTTCAAGACCGATGGTAAAATCGAACCTTTAATTCCCAGGGGGGCCCTTGAGAGCACCATAGTTGGCAGCCCTGTTTCCTCACCTTCAAGGGCTATTAGGCCCATTACCGTATTTCCAAGAACGTGTCCGGTGATTATTACCAGTATCGCCATGCCAAGCGAAAGTGCTGGAGTTAGCAACGCCCCTGCCCAGAATTCCGCGATGCTTATTCCTGCTCCAAACCATATTGCAAAGATCGTCAAGAGGGTAAACGTCCTTTTACTCTTCTCTACAGGTCTTATATCGTACCCCTCCATGTTTTCACCTATACCTTTTAAATCCTCCAAGCCTTTATAACCATTTTGTTGAAATTTAAAACCAAGTTGTAAAAGCAAAAAGAACATGCGACGGATTTCAAGAGAGACGCTTCAGGTGCGCATAACGTAAAAAAATCTATCCAGGGAAGAGTGAACCCTCTGGTAGTATTTTTCCAGAACTTCAAACCCAATTTTCTCAGCTACTCTATCTGCATCAAACTGAGCGGGAAACGCTATGCTTAAGTACCCGTCAAGAACATCATATATGCTTGATAAGGCTTTTTCATACAGTTCCTCTCTTTTTCTCCCGCCGAGAGTTGCAGAGCTTCCGTAGGGCGGATCTGTCGCAACGGCCTCAAAAGTTTTATCAGGAAAGAGCTCTCTAAGTTTTGTCGCATCTCCCTGCTTTAAAACGTAGTTTTTGACCCCATAATGTTCCAGATTCCTTTTAGCGCCTTCAACCATATCTTTTCTTAGATCCACCCCGTAGACCTTCAACCCCATAAGACCAGCTTCGATAAGGATTCCACCAGTACCCATAAAAGGATCAAGAACTTCTTTTTTTGCCCTTGCCAGATTAACCATTGCCCTCGCCACTCTTGGAGGCAAGGCTATAGGTTTGTAAAACGGCCTTTGGTCAGCTTTTCGTTCATTAAACGGCTTTGCTTTAAAAAATCTCTCTCTAATCCCAACCCAGAGCTTTTTCCCGCAGTAAACTCTGATTAATGTTTCGGGAGAGCTTAGGTTAACTTTGAACCCTCTTTTTGATATTATCCCCCCCAGTTTTCTCTCAACGTTCTCTACTAAATGGGAACAGTTCGCCATTGTCTCTCTATCTACCTTAAAGGTTCCCCTGATGCAGTTTTCCCATTTGACGTTTTCTGCTTTTGAATACAGCTCCTCCAAGCTTTTAGCAGAAAACAAAAGCTCACCAAATTCATGTGCTAAGCCAAGTCTGTTGAGGGAGGAAAAGGCCCTTTTGTCGCCTTTAACCGCAAGAAAAAGGTAATCCCTCTCTAAGATCCTAAACTCCGGGCCGGCCATCTCCAGCAGTGCCTTAACTTCCCCTTGAGCCATCTCTGGAAGATTCCCAAGTATCTCGACGTAGAGCATGTAGACACCTTCTTTTAGGGGCTTTTAAGATTTTGGAATGAGAATTAGAATGAGTGCCAGGGTGAGTGGTATTAACGAAGAGAGGAAGTTGAGTTTAAAGCTTATTCCGCTTAGATAGCCCCCTATTAAAGGCCCGACAACCCATCCAATGCTCATCATCGTATTTAGCATCCCCATAGCCTGTGCCCTTATCTTGTCCTCTGTATTCAGTGCCACATAAGAGGATGAGGCACTGATAAAGGCCGACCATTTTATTCCTGAAAGGATGGATAGGATTATCATTGGATAAATGGCTGTAATTGTGCCATATCCATAGAACACTATCATGTAGCCCACTAGTGATAAAATGAAGATCTTTTTCGCACCCTTTTTATCAATGACTTTTCCTATGAACGGGGAACCCAATGCTGCTGCCAGAGAATCAACACCAAAGAGGATTCCAACCCACTGACTCCCAAATCTTTCTTCAAAGTACACGGATAATACGGAGTAAACCTGGCCAGATGCCACCATTGCAAACAAAACAGAGAAGTAAAAGATGCCCAGCTTTCCCTTTAAAAGATTCTTAAAGGCGTTGCCCTCAAAAATTACCCTTTCGCTCTCTCTGCTTTCTTGCGGAATTATTAGTTGCTTGGAACTTAAAGGTTGATGGGGAGTTTCCTCTATGAGCATCACAATCCCGGCTGAAACAATTGATATTACAGCAGATATTACAAAAGCGCTTTTGATGCCGAGGAGTTTGACTATCCCACTCCCTAAAAAGTTTCCCAGCATGTATCCTATGTTTTCAATGAAGTTAAAGAAACCAAAGGTTGAGCCCACCTTTTCCAGAACCGAAAGCTCGGAAATAAAGGCCGTGTGAGCAGGGAAAATTGAGGAACTCAAAACTCCCTGAAGAATCCTCATTCCGAGGAGCATAGAAGGGGTTGTGGCAAATATTATAAAAAGGTACGTAACACCTGAAGAGAATATTCCAAACGCTATGAAGGGCTTCCTTCTCCCGCTTCTATCAGAAAGATACCCAAAGGGATACTGGGCAATGCTTGATGTGAAATTAAAAGCAACGCTAAGAAGACCTACAAGAAAAAGAGACCCTCCCAGAATCTTCATGTACACCCCGAGGTATGGGAAGGCTATTCCCCAGCTTATATTTGCCAAAAACATTGAAATTGCCAGGAGAAGAATGTTTCTTTTTCTCTTTTTTCTTATTGAGGTTTTTACAGTGCGCTCTCTAATGATTTGAAGCAGAGAGCGTTCCCGCTTCATGTTCTTACCCCCTCAATTTTTGAGGATGTCTCTGATGAGGGCATTTGCTATCTCCTTGTCTATTGCTCCCGCCCTGAGCTCCCTCAATACCCTCTGAATGCCAAAGCGCTTTAAAATCGGCGCACTTTTGGTAGCACTTTTCCACAGGGGACACCCAAAGCCCAGTGCGTATTTTCTGCCAAGTATTTTTATTGCCTCCCTTTTATCGAGGGCTAAAAAGGCCGGAAGGTTCAGCTTTATCAGGTCTCCCTCTTTATAAATTGAAATACTTCCAAAGCTGAGCAGGTCTCCGGAGGCTACTATCTTTATCCCTTCTCTTCTTGCGTACTCTTTTACAGCTTCCATTATCATTGAATGACATTTTCCACAGATTGGAGCCCTTTTCTGTATTTGGGAGTTTATCACCTCCATGTAATTTGGAACCTCCACAAAAACAGCCCCGTAACCTTGGGCCCTCATTAGGATAACATCCCTCATCTGCGGGAGCCTTACCATGACCGGAACAACATCAAAACCCGCCCATTTAAGGATTAAGAGCGATGCCGTGCTGTCGCTTCCCATAGAAAATGCCAGGGCAATCTTTTCTTCGAGTTTACTTCGGTCAAACTCTTTTCCGTAGAGCCTGTAATGGAGTAGGGCTTTTAATCTCTCGTAAGCTTCTCCACCAATCTCTCCCCTAACCCGCTCGAGGGCTTCAAGACTTTGATGCAGGCGATAGGACTTAACGAAGTCGTCTTTTACTGCCTTTATCATCATGAATGGGTTTGAGGATAGGCTTTTAAAGGGTTTCTGTGGTGTTGAAAAGTTTCTGCTGAGATGCTCTATTTTCGGGATTATCAGAAATTAGAATAACGCGGGAGTTCAAAGGGAAAGATTAAATTCCGAAGAGTCTATTGAACTATGGTGGTGAAGATGTTTGCAGAGATAATCACCATAGGGGATGAGCTCTTAACCGGCAACACCATCGACAGCAACTCCGCATTTATAGCTCAAAAGCTCACGGAAAGGGGCTACTGGGTGAAGAGAATAACAACCGTTGGGGATGACGTTGGGGACATAAAAACTGTAATCAGAGAGGTTCTCTCCCGAAAGCCAGAGGTCTTGATAATAGCCGGGGGTCTTGGGCCAACCCATGATGACGTTACAATGCTTGCGGTTGCCAAAGCCCTCAACCTTGAGCTGGAATTGAGAGAAGACGCCCTCAGGAGAATCGAAGAGTTTTATCTGGAGCTCTATGAGAAGGGCTTCATAGATGACCCAAAGATTAATGAAGCGCGGAAGAAAATGGCGTACCTTCCAAGGGGCGCTGAGATTCTCAACAATCCTGTTGGCGCAGCCCCGGGAGCGTTTTTGATTCATGGGGGTACAAAAATCTTTGTCCTCCCCGGAATGCCAAGAGAGATGAAGGCAATGCTTGAAAACGAAGTGCTTCCCAGACTTGGAAGGAGAGTTTTCGTTCAGAAGAAGCTCCTTGCCGAGATAACGGATGAATCTAAGCTTGCTCCAATATTAAATGAAACGTTGAGCAAGTTCAGGGTAAAGATACACTCATCCCCAAAGGGCTTTGGAAAATACATTGGCATAATCCTCTTCGGAGAGTCAGAGGAGGAAATTGAAAGAGCAAAGGAATTCATGGAGGAAAGGGGAATAAGGTTTGAAGAGGTTTAGGGGATCTGGAAGATACGCATTGTATTTGTCCCCGCAGTCTTTCCTATGGGCCTCCCCTCGGTTAAAAGCACTGTATCGTCTTCTTTGGCTATTCCCAATCCCTTTACCAGCATTATTATGTCCTTTTCGTTGAATTCACTTTCCATGCAGAATGGATAAACGCCATAGGAAAAGGCTAAGTTGTTGCAGACCCTCTCACTGCTTGAAAAAGCTAAGATCCATTGTTTTGGCTTGAAGCGGGAAATGAGCCTTGGGGTTAGCCCAGTCCTTGTGGGGGTTAGGATGTATTTTATGTCTATGGTACAGAGAGCGTCTATGACACTTCTCGTGATGGCTTCTTTTATTGTGCTCCTCTTTGGCAGTGAATCTATCCAGGCCCGAAGCCGTGCGTAACCGAGAGATTCCCTATATTCCTCAGTTGTCTTGGCTATCTTTGCCATCATTTCCACCGATTCAACGGGGTACTTTCCTATGGCGGTTTCTTCGGAGAGCATCACCGCATCAGTTCCGTCGAGTATTGCGTTTGCCACGTCAGTAACCTCTGCTCTTTTTGGTATTCTTTCGGTGGTCATTGAGACGAGCATTTGGGTGGCAGTTATTACAGGCTTCGCAGCCAAGTTGGCCTTTTTTATAAGCTGCTTCTGCATTATGGGTAATTTTTCAATCGGCATCTCAACACCAAGATCTCCTCTTGCTATCATTATTCCGTCAGCAGCGTTCAGGATTTCATCGAAGTTTCTCACCGCGTCTGGTCTCTCTATCTTTGCAATCACGAAGAGATTTGCATTTTTCTTTTCAAGAAAGCTTTTTACCTTCAGCACGTCATATACCGAACCTACAAAAGATAGCCCTATGGCATCCACTCCGTGTTCAATTGCGAACTCTATTATCTCAAAGTCCCTTGGAGTTATTGCCTCTACCGGAAGGTTAGCCTTCGGAATGTTTATCCCCTTGTGGGAGAACAGTATCCCTCCGTTCACTACGAGGCATTCGACCTCGTTTTCCCTGACTTCTTCAACCCTCAGCATTATATAGCCATCGCCCAGGTATATGGTATCACCTTTTGAGACCAGCTTTGGGAGTTCTTTAAACTCAACTGGAATGGTTGTTTCGTCACCTTCGACGTCTCTCGTCGTGAGCACAACTTTGTCTCCCTTTTTTAATGTCACCGAGTCCCCTTTTATCTTTCCAACTCGCATTTTTAATCCCGGCAAATCGCCTAGAATTGCAACCCTTTTTTCCAATTTCTCGGCGACATCTCTCACTGTCTCAATGGTCTTTGCATGCTCTTCAAGAGTTCCATGGGAGAAGTTTATTCTCGCAACGCTCATTCCGGCTTTTATCATCTTCTCTATAGTTCCCTTCTGCTTGGAGGCAGGCCCGATTGTGGCGATTATTTTGGTCTTATGAGGGGGAAGTTCCATTTTTCTCACCCTTCTATTCTTTTTCTTTCATAGCTAATTAATTTTTCTGGAATTCGAAAGGTATTTTAAAGCCATCCTCTTAACTTTCTTCATGAGAAGAAAATTGATAACGGCTATTCCTCCAGATGAGATTCTTAAAATCAGGGAGATTTCCAGAGCTAAGGTTGAGATAAAAATACGAGAAGCCGAGGCTTATTTTGGAATGCCCAGATGGGAGATAATCATTGATGGAAGCAACGAGGAAATCGAGAAGTTCATGAACGTCTTGATGAAGTCCAGGGCGGGAGGCTAGTAAAGCTCTCCAGTTTTCGTTTTCCTATAGAGTACCAACCGGTATAGATGCGAGGGGTGGGATAAACCGCTATCAAGCTTAGTATTTCTTCTATAAGCTGTCTATCAGCAACTTCTCTAATCGGAATGGGCATCTATCTTCCTCTTTTTTGTTCCAAATATTCTTCTAAGAGTGTTTTCAAGCCGAAGAGAATGAAAAACAGCAGAAAAAGAATTAAAACCCATTTTGCGGAAACTCCAGAGGTGACCTGCATTTACCCCACCAGCGCATTCTTTAATCCAAATTCCTTTACAAGTTCAGCCGCTTTAAACATCTCATCGTTTGTGAGCCTTCTATTAATCTCTGGGTACTCGTGGGCCCTGTATTCTGGACGGTACTGGAACATTACGTTGACCCTGACGTTCTTGCCGAGATTTTCGCTTATCCATTCTAAAATTGGCCTTGTGCAGCACTCTAAATGACCCGGCATTACAAGATGTCTTATCAAAAATTCTGCTCTGTAGTGTTTTTTAGCTAATAAGAAGTTCCTTGTAACTGTTTCCCAGTATCTGGGGGCTTTTGAGTATTTAAGCGCATCTTCATCGTTGCCCCACTTGAAGTCCCCAAGGTAAACATCAACAACCCCGTCCAAGAGCTTCATGTTTTTTTCGCTCATGTACATGTTGGAGTTCCATACCACCGGAATAGGAACTTTGACATACTTCAGAGTCTCAAGAATGAACGGAAGATTTGGAGTTGGCTCGCCGCCAACGAAGTTAACGTTTTTTGCCCCCTCTGCATAGGCTACCGCTATCTTAACGGCCATCTCCTTGGGAGAGTACCTCAAGCCTACGCGGTATTGGCTTATGTCCCAGTTCTGGCAAAAAACGCACCTAAAGTTGCATCCGGAGAAGAAGACTGTATAAGACGGTACAAGCTCCGGCTCCTCCCCTATGTGGAGAAAATCACTCGCCACTAAACTTTCTTTTACTCTGCAGTAGCCGATCTCTTCAAATCTATTTGCGTGGCATTTAAACTCGCACAGCTCACAGCTTTCGAGCATCCTATGGGCTATTAGGGACTTTAAATCGAGCAGGCTTTTTTCAGGATTTTCTTTTAGATCGTTCTCTCTCAGCTTTTCCATCCCTTCTTCGTGTGTTTTCCACAGACTCTCAAGATTCTCATCTTCTCCGAAATTAACCTCTACCTGCTTTGAATAGAAGAAATTTGGCTTTTCTTCTCCGCTTAAGATTGAAAAATAATGCGGTAATGCATCTTTTGCCCTTTTAATTTCATCGAGTTCTACCCGCCTAAACCACATGATCATCGATTGATAATAGCACATGAACTATTAAAAGTTTAAACCTCTCCGAATGTAGCCCTGAAATACTTCCTTTGTTGAATGATTAACCTTCGATAGCATCTCCCTTTTCTCAAAGATTCTTCGAAAGATTATACTAAACAAAAAAGCTTATTTAAGCAATAGTTGTTAAATAAGAGCGTTTTCTTGGTTTATGTCAATTAAACTATTTTATGAACCCAAAACCTTTATTAAAATTCAAGCATTAATGAACTTTGGTGGTCTTCTATGAAAGGTTGGTGGGGAAGAATCCTAAGGGTTGATCTAACCAACAACAAAGTCTGGGTGCAGGAATATTCTCCGGAAGTTGCAAAGAATTTTATTGGTGGTAGAGGCTTAGCAGCCTGGATTCTTTGGAATGAAGCAAAGAACGTTGATCCTCTTGGACCGGAAAACAAGTTGGTTTTTGCGAGTGGTCCGTTTAACGGTCTCCCAACACCAAGCGGTGGAAAGATGGTTATAGCTGCCAAGAGCCCCCTAACAGGTGGTTACGGCGATGGTAACCTTGGAACAATGGCCACCGTGCATTTAAGAAAAGCCGGTTATGATGCCCTTGTCGTTGAAGGAAAGGCCAAAAAGCCCGTCTATCTCTACATCGAGGACGACAACGTGAGCATTCTCAGTGCCGAAGGTCTCTGGGGCAAAACTACCTTTGAAACGGAAAAAGAGCTCAAGGAGATACACGGTAAGAACGTGGGTGTTCTGAGCATAGGGCCCGGTGGAGAGAACCTCGTTAAATATGCCGTTGTTGTCTCTCAAGAAGGAAGGGCAGCCGGAAGGCCCGGTATGGGTGCGGTAATGGGTAGTAAGAAGCTCAAGGCGGTTGTCATTAAGGGTACCAAAGAAATCCCGGTTGCTGACAAGGAGAAGCTTAGGGAGCTTTCACAAGAGGCTTACAATGCAATTCTCAACTCCCCCGGTTATCCGTTCTGGCACAGACAGGGAACTATGGCGGCTGTGGAATGGACGAATGAGAACTCTGCATTACCAACAAGGAACTTCAGCGACGGAAGCTTTGAGTTCGCCCGCTCGATAGACGGTTACACAATGGAGGGAATGAAGGTCAAGCAGAGAGGCTGTCCATACTGTAACATGCCTTGTGGAAACGTGGTTCTTGATGCGGAAGGCAGAGAAAGCGAGCTTGACTATGAAAACGTTGCTTTGCTGGGTTCAAATCTCGGCATAGGAAAGCTTAACGAAGTTTCGGTTCTCAACAGAATTGCAGATGAGATGGGTCTCGATACAATATCGCTTGGAGTTTCAATATCCTACGTGATGGAGGCCAAGGAGAAGGGCATAATAAAAGACGACAATGCCCCAGAATTTGGAGACTTCAAGAAGGCCAAGCAATTAGCTTTGGACATAGCCTATAGAAGAGGAGAGCTCGGAAACCTTGCAGCCGAGGGCGTCAAAGCGATGAGCGAAAAGCTCGGTGCAAAGGACTTTGCAATGCACGTAAAAGGTCTTGAGGTCAGCGGTTACAACTGTTACATCTATCCGGCAATGGCTTTGGCGTACGGAACTAGCGCAATCGGTGCCCACCACAAGGAAGCGTGGGTTATTGCGTGGGAAATTGGAACAGCACCGATTGAAGGTGAAAAGGCCAAGAAGGTTGAGTACAAGATAACCTACGACCCAGAAAAAGCTGCAAAGGTTATTGAGCTCCAGAGACTTAGAGGTGGTCTCTTCGAGATGCTCACTGCCTGTAGATTGCCATGGGTTGAGGTTGGCCTAAGCTTGGACTACTATCCAAAGCTTCTCGAAGCGATCACCGGTGTCAAGTACACCTGGGACGACCTCTACAAGGCAGCCGATAGGGTTTACGCCCTCATGAGGGCCTACTGGGTTAGGGAGTTCAACGGCAACTGGGGCAGAGAAATGGACTATCCACCAGAGAGATGGTTCAAGGAAGGCCTTAAGAGCGGCCCATATAAGGGTCAGCACTTGGAGAAGGACAAGTACGATGCTCTACTTTCAGAATACTACAAGCTCAGAGGCTGGGACGAGAGAGGTATTCCAAAGAAAGAGACTCTCAAGGAACTTGGCCTTGAGTTCGTTGTCCCGGAGCTTGAAAAGGTTACGAAGCTCGAGTGAGCCTTTTTCTTTTTTATATCATGATTTCTTTAGTAGGATGTCAACACCGGTGAAATAGCAATATGGTTAATAAAGAACCTTTAATCAACCCCCTATCTCCCTCTGTATACCATGACCAGCTGAATAAGAACGTAAAAAATAAGAAGGAGGTGAATATTCTGTTTCCCATTTTAAACCACCTCTCTTTGAGCCATGATAGTTGCATACAGTGCCCCAAACGGATTAACACAGCCCTTAACTTCTGGGGGGCTTTGGCTGGCTTACTGCGTAAGCTGCGTACGCTCCAACCAACAACAAAACCACAGGCAAGCTTAACTTCTTCCTCATTCGCCCCCCAGGTATATATAAAACTTCCCTCCAAAAAACCATAACTGTTAGAATAAAGGTGGTTTTATTGGAAGTGGGTCAGAAACCCTATCCTGACAGTATCGGCAGATTCTTAGGTAATTTTATAAGCTTTTCTTTTGGAAAGATAGGATAGTAAACAACTGAGTGGTGAGACATGGAGCTTGTTGGATTCGTCCACGTTGGCAACACATTCAACGAAAAAGCAATCACCGGAGCTTACAGGAGAGTTAACAACTATTTTAGATCAAAAAATCTTCCAATAAGGCTTGTTTATCTTGGGAAGCTTGAATTGGGCCCCGGATATCTCGTTAACATCCACACGGACGGCGGGAGCATTAAAGGGTACCCCCTGGAGGGAATTACCGAACTTTTGCATGCGAAACTTATACATGCCCAAGAAGAGCTTTTTGAGAAGAAGAAGGCAAGGGCAGAAAAGAACAATGGTTCCGAAGAGGAGGTTACCATGAACAAGATATTCGGAATAGTGAATTTCCCCATAGTCTCGAGAAATCCCTACTTGGATTTTTATGAGAAATTTTTGGGGATTCAGCAGGATTTCCACGAACTGAAAGTCATGGTTCTTTCGATAAAACCTTTTGAGTCTGAAAACAAGAAACTTTTTGAGGATAGACTCTTCAAAGGGATTTTACATGAAATTGGCCATGCCTTTGGGTTGAATCACTGTCAGGAGGACTGCGTCATGAACCCCCCAAAGGTCATTGCCGAATGGGACTTAAGAAGAGAAGACTTCTGTGAAAAGTGCTTTTTGGAGTTGAAAGGAAATGTTAAAGGAGAAAAGGATTAGCGTTGTTATTCCCGCTTACAACGAGGCAAAGAGAATTGGAAAGGTTCTCTCAAGGATTCCAGAGTTTGTTGACGAGGTTATCGTTGTGGACGATGGGAGCAGAGACAACACTTCTGAAGTTGCAAAAAGCTATGGGGCAAAGGTAATCCGGCTTGATGAAAACCAGGGCAAAGGAGCTGCAATGAAAGAAGGGGTCGAGCATGTAAGTGGTGATATTGTGGTTTTTATGGATGCAGATGGCCAGCACAACCCAGAGGAAATTGAGAAGCTCCTCGATCCAATTTTGAAAGGCGAGGCGGACTTTGTTATAGGCTCCCGGCTGATAAAGGCACAAGGAAAAAGACCGCTTATAAGAAAGATAAGCAACTTTCTGAGCACTGGCTTAATAAAGCTCAAGCTGGGTATTGACGTTAAGGACACCCAGAGCGGATTTAGAGCCATAAAGAGGGAATTCCTGCCGGAAATAGAGAGCAAAAGGTATGAAGTCGAAACTGAGATTTTAATAAAAGCCGTGAAAAAGGGAGCGAGAGTTAAGGAGGTTCCGGTGGAGAGAATCTATGGGGTTGAAACGGGCCATTTCAGGTTTGAAGACGTTTTGAGGTTTATTCGCTCCCTTATCAGGTACTGAGGTGAGTGTATGGAAGAAGCAATATTTGAAGCGATAAAGCTTGCCGTCACGAAAATTCCCAGTGATGTCGTTAAATCCTTGCAGGAGGCCTACGAAAAGGAGAACAATCCAATTGCAAAGTTCAACCTTGAAAACATTTTAAAAGCCGTTGAAATTGGAAAGCGAGAGGGAATTCCAGTGTGCCAAGACACCGGGACGGTGACTTTCTTTGTAGAAGCTGGAGTTGAAAGCCCGTACCTAAGGGAAATAGAGGGGGATATAGCTTCAGCTCTGAAAAGAGCAACGGAGGAGATCCCTTTAAGGCCAAACACCATTGATGTCCTCACGAACAAAAACCTTGGAAACCTTCCGGTTATTCACTGGGAGCTCACAAAAGGGGATAAAATAAAGATAGCTATTCTGCCAAAAGGAGGGGGAAGCGAGAACTGTTCTGCTTTAGCAATGCTCACCCCCGCGGAGAGCTTTGAAGGTGTAAAGAGAGCTGTTGTTGAGAGAGTCAAAGAATGTAGAGGAAAGCCCTGTCCTCCAGTAATAATAGGAATCGGCATTGGGGGGAGTGCAGACTTTGCATTAAAGCTTGCCAAAAAAGCCCTGTTAAGACCCGTAGGAGAGAGGCACAAAGACAAAAGGATAGCAAAATTCGAGGGGGAGCTGCTTGAAGAGATAAACTCC
The Thermococcus sp. 2319x1 DNA segment above includes these coding regions:
- a CDS encoding radical SAM protein, with the protein product MIMWFRRVELDEIKRAKDALPHYFSILSGEEKPNFFYSKQVEVNFGEDENLESLWKTHEEGMEKLRENDLKENPEKSLLDLKSLIAHRMLESCELCEFKCHANRFEEIGYCRVKESLVASDFLHIGEEPELVPSYTVFFSGCNFRCVFCQNWDISQYRVGLRYSPKEMAVKIAVAYAEGAKNVNFVGGEPTPNLPFILETLKYVKVPIPVVWNSNMYMSEKNMKLLDGVVDVYLGDFKWGNDEDALKYSKAPRYWETVTRNFLLAKKHYRAEFLIRHLVMPGHLECCTRPILEWISENLGKNVRVNVMFQYRPEYRAHEYPEINRRLTNDEMFKAAELVKEFGLKNALVG
- the pyk gene encoding pyruvate kinase, with protein sequence MELPPHKTKIIATIGPASKQKGTIEKMIKAGMSVARINFSHGTLEEHAKTIETVRDVAEKLEKRVAILGDLPGLKMRVGKIKGDSVTLKKGDKVVLTTRDVEGDETTIPVEFKELPKLVSKGDTIYLGDGYIMLRVEEVRENEVECLVVNGGILFSHKGINIPKANLPVEAITPRDFEIIEFAIEHGVDAIGLSFVGSVYDVLKVKSFLEKKNANLFVIAKIERPDAVRNFDEILNAADGIMIARGDLGVEMPIEKLPIMQKQLIKKANLAAKPVITATQMLVSMTTERIPKRAEVTDVANAILDGTDAVMLSEETAIGKYPVESVEMMAKIAKTTEEYRESLGYARLRAWIDSLPKRSTIKEAITRSVIDALCTIDIKYILTPTRTGLTPRLISRFKPKQWILAFSSSERVCNNLAFSYGVYPFCMESEFNEKDIIMLVKGLGIAKEDDTVLLTEGRPIGKTAGTNTMRIFQIP
- a CDS encoding glycosyltransferase family 2 protein; its protein translation is MLKEKRISVVIPAYNEAKRIGKVLSRIPEFVDEVIVVDDGSRDNTSEVAKSYGAKVIRLDENQGKGAAMKEGVEHVSGDIVVFMDADGQHNPEEIEKLLDPILKGEADFVIGSRLIKAQGKRPLIRKISNFLSTGLIKLKLGIDVKDTQSGFRAIKREFLPEIESKRYEVETEILIKAVKKGARVKEVPVERIYGVETGHFRFEDVLRFIRSLIRY
- a CDS encoding TIGR04140 family protein codes for the protein MRRKLITAIPPDEILKIREISRAKVEIKIREAEAYFGMPRWEIIIDGSNEEIEKFMNVLMKSRAGG
- the for gene encoding tungsten-containing formaldehyde ferredoxin oxidoreductase, which encodes MKGWWGRILRVDLTNNKVWVQEYSPEVAKNFIGGRGLAAWILWNEAKNVDPLGPENKLVFASGPFNGLPTPSGGKMVIAAKSPLTGGYGDGNLGTMATVHLRKAGYDALVVEGKAKKPVYLYIEDDNVSILSAEGLWGKTTFETEKELKEIHGKNVGVLSIGPGGENLVKYAVVVSQEGRAAGRPGMGAVMGSKKLKAVVIKGTKEIPVADKEKLRELSQEAYNAILNSPGYPFWHRQGTMAAVEWTNENSALPTRNFSDGSFEFARSIDGYTMEGMKVKQRGCPYCNMPCGNVVLDAEGRESELDYENVALLGSNLGIGKLNEVSVLNRIADEMGLDTISLGVSISYVMEAKEKGIIKDDNAPEFGDFKKAKQLALDIAYRRGELGNLAAEGVKAMSEKLGAKDFAMHVKGLEVSGYNCYIYPAMALAYGTSAIGAHHKEAWVIAWEIGTAPIEGEKAKKVEYKITYDPEKAAKVIELQRLRGGLFEMLTACRLPWVEVGLSLDYYPKLLEAITGVKYTWDDLYKAADRVYALMRAYWVREFNGNWGREMDYPPERWFKEGLKSGPYKGQHLEKDKYDALLSEYYKLRGWDERGIPKKETLKELGLEFVVPELEKVTKLE
- a CDS encoding peptidase M54, with amino-acid sequence MELVGFVHVGNTFNEKAITGAYRRVNNYFRSKNLPIRLVYLGKLELGPGYLVNIHTDGGSIKGYPLEGITELLHAKLIHAQEELFEKKKARAEKNNGSEEEVTMNKIFGIVNFPIVSRNPYLDFYEKFLGIQQDFHELKVMVLSIKPFESENKKLFEDRLFKGILHEIGHAFGLNHCQEDCVMNPPKVIAEWDLRREDFCEKCFLELKGNVKGEKD